The following is a genomic window from Luteolibacter yonseiensis.
CGTTGGCACCCCTGCCAACCTCCCGGCGGCCGCTCCCGCAAAGGCGGCCACTCCGGAAGCTCCGAAACAAGGTGATCTCACCGGTACTGGTGTTTGATCCGCCGCAGGCTCTTCCCCCAAACCTCCGCCCGCTCCCGCCATGGCCGATGAGCCGCTGCGCCATCGCATCGAGGTGACCTGCCCGGAATGCGGGCAGTCCCAGATCGAGCCCGCGCTCGTGGTCTCCACACAGTGCCGGGCCTGCCGCGCGAACTTCCAGGTCCGCGAAGGCAAGGGTGTGGTCAGGAACCGCCCCATCACCCGCCTCGCCAAACCACGGCGGGACTCCGACCCCGAGCCGGAAATCCCGCCCGCCCGCAAGGCATCCCCCTTCGTCCTCCGCAGCCCGCAGCCGCCCGCCCGCTCGCTCCTCAAGCGGCTCTTCAGCCCCACCAAACCGCCGCGGGCCGTCACCTGCTTCGGCTGTGGCAACCACTACACCGCCAGCGCCGAGGCCCAGTCCAGCCAGTGCCCCAAGTGCAGCGGCTACGTCAGCCTCCAGGACTACGAGATCACCGAACCGTGGAACCGCCGCATCCAGACCGGGGGCGACGTGACCATCACCAAGACCGGCGCCGTATCCGGCGTCACCCTCCGCTGCCACAACCTCCTCGTCCTCGGCGAGCTCGCCGGCTCCGTGGAATGCACCGGAGACCTCACCATCCGCAGCCATGGCAAGATCATCGGCCGCGTGCACTGCCGGAACCTCCGCGTCGAAAAAGGCGCGCGTGTCG
Proteins encoded in this region:
- a CDS encoding bactofilin family protein — protein: MADEPLRHRIEVTCPECGQSQIEPALVVSTQCRACRANFQVREGKGVVRNRPITRLAKPRRDSDPEPEIPPARKASPFVLRSPQPPARSLLKRLFSPTKPPRAVTCFGCGNHYTASAEAQSSQCPKCSGYVSLQDYEITEPWNRRIQTGGDVTITKTGAVSGVTLRCHNLLVLGELAGSVECTGDLTIRSHGKIIGRVHCRNLRVEKGARVEFLHPVTAVTAYIDGHVRGQISCTGSVTLQKRAHLQGLVRTSSLIVKPGAKHTGSIEMVTSNI